In Prinia subflava isolate CZ2003 ecotype Zambia chromosome 1, Cam_Psub_1.2, whole genome shotgun sequence, the DNA window CAGACTGCCTAGTTATAACCACTGAGCCTGGCTCCAGACCTGTAGCAAAAGGAAATAACAATGCAGTTAATAAGTGGTTTCCAGACACATAAAACATACATCTTGACCCAAACCTACTTGCTTTAAAGGCAGCAATTTTGCCTCTGAATCCACCAAGAGAATTTTTGTCCACGCCTAGCTGCTTCAGTTTATTATTACTAATAATTTCTGAAAGAATTAAGTTTTTCGTTTTTCACTTATATTTTCCATACAGGACAGGAACGTTCTTCTTCTCACATTGTCAGATCTTTAAGTGCATTTTCCCTATGCAAAAGCAATGTTACCTTTACTTTCAAAATTACAGATGAAAAAATGATGCATCTCCTGTGGAAACCTGTTCTGGCCATTAATGAGCATTAATTATGCAGAGTAATGCTTGCATGCAGAGTGACGCTTTACTCTCCTGCAAAGATACTTTagtttgcagaaagaaaaaaagaaaaaaagaggggaaatacCTATTCCACCAGAGGTGCCAATGCGAATGATGGTTATGTCGGAACACTTGGCGTGATACAACAGTTTGATCAGCTCGTGCAACATGATTGAAATAGAAGGAATGCCCATACCGTGCTAAAAAGGAAACATAAATTACTATTCCACATTCCCATAGACAACACAAAATATATATGGAAGAAGCAGCTGGACAATATCTCCTGCCTCATATTGTTTTCCCAAATGTCACCTAACTCACTCACACAAAATCCTCAACCTCTGGGCCTACAAAAAGATACTGAAAGGGCCTACAAATAGACTCCCACTAGCTTTGGCAGACTGTTGATGGAATACAGGAATTCTAAAATCATTAATTACAGAACATTTACATGTTTTCAAAAGTACAAAGAGTTTCCTTTCCCAACAGCTGACTAATGCACTTCATCATGGAGCATTTcccaaacacaagaaaaacccCTCTGATTTTTCACCAACCTGAAGTGCTAGTGAATAGTTACGctaattttttcaaaatacagacaCTGTGGTTTAGTCTTGACATTCAGAAAATTACACTAATTTCATATTAGTTTGCACAATATTGTGATAATTACAGCTCACACGAAAGGGTGCAAAACAATACTACAGTATTGCAATTGCAATTGAAGCATGTAATTCTAGCTACAAATTAAAACTACAGATTTCTTTATAATGCATACATGGGTTGGCAGCACCAGTCTGATAGAATGCTTCTCTTAAGCACGTTTGACAGTGCCATTGCAGATACATAGCTCTGGGTGTGGTacagacatttttttccaataCCCCACATGCaccttttccccccatttttcaAGGTGCAGAACGGGGATGAGGCAACAGTAACTGCTCAAAAAATAATACGGCCATTCCTCCAAAACCTCAGTGCTACACTGAGGAAAAAGGATGCAAGAAGGAGCAAAGGTATTGGAGATTTTCCCTCTTACAAAAAAGGGCTAAAAAGGAATCCTTAATTAGCTGACTGCACTATTTTGAGCAGCGTGATTAGGACTGTGaagcatttaaaagaaacatgatttcaggttttctgcatttttttatttttgctcaaATTTGACGCTTTGAACAGCATCAGAACTGAACCATGCCCCGTGTCAGATGAGGGGAAGTACTCACACTGACGGACAGAACAGGCCCCACTTTGTACATTGCGTAGCGGTCGGTGCCCGCGCAGATGTTGGGGTAgtcacagccagggctccccagccccagctcctccgCTATGTAGGCGATAAAAGCTTTCATCCGGGAAGGGCTTCCTCCAACACACACAAACTGGGGTGGACAGAgttcaacaaaacaaaatcagctGCGTGATTCCGTGTGTCAAAGAACGTGCGAAGAACAACATGGGCGGGCAGACGCCTTTGGTTGGCATATGAGAAGGACCATCCCAAGTATGGTGCTTCTCATAATTGTTCTAAAATGCcatgaagaaaaattacagaaaaaaacctcaactgTCTATACAGCACTCAAATGCCTTCATCCTGCTTAAACTAATGAAAGATAAATATTGACATGAAGACCCAACAAACAGAAGTTGCATCTGAATAGAGCCTACAGCACTTGCCTTTTTACTGGATGAAAAGAGACAGCCAAAACCAAttattcccagctttgctggaTACTGAAAGtgacaaaaaaccacaaaaattttcccctttttcatgTACTCCTTAATCTCTGGTAGGCTGGCATATTTAGTCTTATTCTGAGGACAACTACACTTTCACCTTCTGCAGAAAAGCTCAGGCTTGGTGAATGAAGTAAAAGCATCTTACCTTTACATCCCCAAACAACTTCGGAAAATCATGGGTACCGGTCCCAAGTGCAAAATGGTACAGGATgtcttctttcattttctccagGTGAGGGTTGCAGAGATGAATAAAATTCTCTCTGCCAATGCCAAGACAGCAGCATTGTGAAACATATAGAAAATATACAAACCCCTACATTGAACAGATGACAATTCTTCAAAGTCAAGCAGTCAAAATTGGGATACACACATACAAATGCCTGCaccattttattttgatttcttgtgCATTGTCTGTAAACATAACTGCTTTATGTCTCATAAAACATCACAAACGACATTTCACATTCCATTCATCACACAGCATGAAATTGCTGAAGAAAAGCCCAGATGTTCAGATGCATTTGCGACAGTGCAATTTTTATCCTAAACAGTATTAAAGCTGGGAACCAAAGAGGGTCTTTATGGTGAACAGAACAATGAGAGCAGGACCGGGGAAAATTCAGTAGCCCACCATATTACAGAGGCAATCTAcagcaaagctgaaaagaaaatttgacCTCTGTTTTGAGTGAAACTTTGCCGACACCTTAGGAGAATGGGGTGATTTGGGCTTTATGGACAAGCACACACCAGATTTCTGGCAATTTGTTTTACTCTGTCATacagacaggaggaaaaaaaaaaaaacctatgaCATGAAACCAATAACAAGGGTACAAAGGATCTGActaaggaaagagaaaaatggaaatctgaagcaagaagaaaaccacagaagaaaaaaaaaatcaagaaaaaggaaaaaaaagagataaaaagaaatcacttcTTCCTAAGTGCTTCTTGTAAACAAATGATacatcttaaaagaaaaaaaaatattaatctgtCTGAAGAGACGGGAaatgataggacaaggaggGAAACCTGAACTACTTGGCCTGTGGGATCACCTTCATGGAAAATTTGATAGCAGACTAACTAAACAAGCTGAATGATTTATAAAACGTCTGCCTTCTCTGCTTGATGTTTTAAGTTCAGTTGAAACAGGTAGGAAAGACTAGCCAATAAGCACAAGCTTAAGCAGAGCACTAGCCAGCACTTCAAAGTAATTTCTGAGAGATGGAATCAAGCAGTAAATAGCTTCCAGACACAAGAAGATGACTTAGTAGCTTAATGAGGCTACTAAGGCTCAGTGGAGGAACAGCATGGCTCAGCAAATTCAAACTGCTTTGTCAAAGGAGACAAACAAAAGAGTTCACCTGGACTTCATTCAAAAAATCATTAGAACAACTCAGGAAGAACTCTGAAGCCTAAACAGAGGTGTTTAGCACTATTTTAGTTGGTCTAGGTCACCAGGTTATCTTGTCTGCCTTCTAATGCCTCTCCAGAAAGGCAGTGCTTCCCCATGGTTCCTATGCCATAGCTGCCTGTGCAGGATGAAGGAAACCTACAGTGGCCAAGATGCCCATGGTGAGGTCACTGAACTGCTCCTCAGAGAGCAAACAGTTACAACCCAGATATTCTGAGTATAGCAACCTCTTCTGTTCTTGATGGTGTCTCTCCAACATCATTAATCATTCACTAACAGCTGCACAACCAAGGAAAGAGGTGTCATCTCAACCCACCCCATCTGATCCTGCCCACTGAAAGCAATCACCCTCAGCAGGTGAAGGAGCTGCCTACCCAGGCAGCCAGTCCATTCACCCCTTCAGTAGGGGACATTCTCTTCCATTCACCCTTTCATTAGGAATTCCCTTCCATCTCCCATGGGACCCATTTATCTCTCTTCATACAAATCCTGCCTGAGGTGGAACCAAAGGCTTTGGCTGCCTTTGCTCTTCCTCCCAAGAGACCTGTTTGACTCTAAGAGAACTAAAGAGCAGATTTATGGCCTGTCATGAAGACACAGACAACCTAGGAATTCACCTGCTCATATTAGCAAAATTTTTCCAGGCTGCCTCCCCTGAATTATTCCTGTTCAGTTTTGTGGGACTCTACATTTATTTACTGGGTCACTCACTAATGCAGACCCAATATCTGGCTGTACTGAGGTCCATTGGAATGGCTGTCACATACAAAAGGGACAGGATACCATTTGAAATCATTTTACAATCTATCCTctgggaagcaaaaaaaattatttccttcttcaCGAGAACACTGGCAATAAAAGCTTCTCTCCAGGAAATAAATCAAGAAAAGGCGAGGCCTCTATTAAAAGTGCAAGGAAATTCATGTGGTAGGTGCCAACACCACTGTCCTCATGCCTGGCCAAAACACAGCCTCGTTCCTCATCAATAGCTATATTCCACCCTTTTCATCTCACACCCCACAACAGCACTCTCTGACCCACCACTGTGAGGGGCTGTTATCAACTTGCCCACCTTATCTGCACATCTGATTGTAGACTTGGACCCTGGGGTAAAATGAGCAATAAAAACTAGCATATTGTTATGTGTACATAGGACCAATGCCATGGAATTACAGGAGAGGCAAAGTTTGCTTGATAAAAATCCATGGCATGCAAAGCTCAggggcagaattttttttcccctaaagcTGTTGTAAAGCACCTACAACTTCTAAGGGTGTAAGGAAAATACAAACCCAAAGACTAAACAGGCATATAGTAGGTTTTAGTAAAATAAGCTTAAAGTAAGTATTAGAGAAacacactgaaatatttgtttgaaCTCTTGAAGCGGCTACCAAATTCAACATTTCAGCAGCTctggattaaaataaaaaaaacacagCACCCTGCTTTGAAAAATTCACTGTTGAGAGAAGTTCATAAGGCTAACCAGCAAAGTCCTCTGCAGAGGTGTGGTAAAGCAATAAAGCATGCAATTGCCAAAAGAGCTGCTACTGGATACTGGGCATTATTATCATAATTTTTATCTTAAACTGAGTGTGTAATGAGTTTGGGGAGGAAGTGTAAATGTAAACTTGGACAAAATAATTCATTTCTCAATCTTACTTTGAAGCCTGTCCATCATcagatttcttctcttttgagGAACCAGGAGCCATGTATGCTTTATACCtagaattttattaaaaaaaaaataaaataaaagtgcaTCAGAATAGTCCCATCTGTAAAGCTGGAAGCATTAACAGAGAGAGAAACCTTCTGTATTGATGACAACCACCATGAATGTCAAATTCCCCAAATAATCCAGCCACACTACAGCTTTTATAACTGGAGCAAAAGGAGCAAAAGGAGCAAAATGAGCATCTACAATTTTTACAGCTGAGCAACACCACTTTCAAAGCCCTCAAGCCTAAATTAGTCCCTTTCTATTGCAACCCCCACGTCGCTACTACCTCTCTTGTGTGGTATGAGCAGCTGCAGGTTCACTGGCCACAGAGAGGCAAGTCTCATTGCTAACCAACTCACCCGCTTTCTTCCATAGCTCCCACACCAACAGTGGCTGCCGGACCAGCTTCAGTCCCCTTCCACCTTTGGCCCTAGAAGGTTTCCAAAGCTCGGCTCTAGCTGTCAGACGCCTGAAACCCAAGTCCAGGAAGCATCTTACTCATAATATCCTCCTCATTAAACTCCTCCTACTGACCTTAAGAGAACTTCTTTTTCCAGCATAAAGCAAGGAACAGGAAACCAAGACAAGACTTCAAAAAGCCACAGCTCTCCagaagacatttttttctgatccATTACCTTAACCTACATGGAAAGCCTTCTCCTTTCTGCATTCTTCTTTGAATTTAAATAGGCAAATGTATCACTGAGGCTTTCATGCTGCTCCGAGGACAGAATTATTATTATAGAATGATtaatttgttattattttcagaagtgaCTAAGGTGACGTGCCAAAGTTGGTACTTTCTGGGAATGCCCTTACGGGAAATAATGAATCATAAGGTTTTGCTCTACCCTCCATTAAGAAGGGCCTGACAGCACAGAGATTATAACAGACAGGACTGTAATCCTTAAAAACTCCAGGATTACATCacaaggaaacagaaagaaatcagtCTTGCAGCAGAATTACATCATATACGAATTTCTAACAAAGTGCACAACctaacaaaataaacaaaagaccTGCCTGCTAAAAGCATCTGAATAATGGAAATGTATTAAAATTTATAAGGGCGATTAGTTATCTTCATTTAAAATACCAGCCTTTGTTAAGTAGACCAAAACTTCACATGTACTAAGTATACTAAATGTACCCAACCATCTATGGTCAAGCAGGTGACGTATAAAAGTTGACTTTATAATCAACTACACTTCCTTATAGTATAGTCAGCTACTACTGGGCATCGCCATTATACCATGTACACTGCAGGAAAAAGACATCATTTATTCCTACAGTGTCACAAGTCCTGATAAAGAGGAGTTAGAAGctaggaagaagaaatagcaaagttatttttatgtagcaaaagaaaaatggctCCAAATAAACAGAGGACATTCATTCAGCTCTTGTTCACACTATTAAGCATCCACGCGATTTTAAAGTGTTCTGGGCTCTGATCGCCTAAGTAATCACAGATGATGCACTTCAAAAAGTTGAGAACAAAGTTCTGACAGTCCAAAGGTCCGGCATACCTCCCCCAAGAGCACCCCGCTGGAGGTGTCTTGGCAGGAATTGGAAGATGGAGCAAGCATAAAGCAGCTTTCCCATGGCAGACCGACAGCAATCAGGTAGCAGCTGACAAGCAGCCAGTTAATGTAAAACCACAAAACCCTCACAGTGTCTAACCAAATGGAAACTTTTACAGACATGTCAAAAGTTCCTGCAGTCTTCCTCAGCCAAAGTTAAAGTGGTGTTCTATAATAATGTGCTCCCAGCGGGACTCAGATAAAGAAAGGGCGCAGCCTGTTTTAAGGTGCATGCACATtttagaatggtttgggttggaaggaaccctaaAGATCACCTGGTTCCAAcccttctgccatgggcaggaacacctttcaCTACACCAcgttgctcagagctccatttAGCTTGTCCTTtaacactgccagggatggggcatccacagcttcgctgggcaacctgtttcagtgtctcaccatccttacagtgaagaatttctttctattaCCTCATCTAAGCATCTAAATCCTCAGACTGGTGCTTTAAATCCATGCAGTATCCACTACAATTGCCACCTCTCATTTCCCCCCGCCATCCGTCATTTCTGAAGGAAGCACGCAGTCAATGGattctgcagggaaaagctcTTGTTCGGTGTTCATCCATCATCAGGAGAAGCTGAAGTCGCTGCAAAACTCATTGTACCCCGCTGGTCCCCTCGCTGCTGGCGGAGCGCTCCCCCGGCTCCGCAGACCCCCCCAAGCAGTCCCGTCCGCCCGGACACCGCGGCACCGCCGAAACCAGCGCTCGACCCgagcgccgcccgccgccctcGCCGCCCGACCCGCGCCCCGGCCACCGGGGCTGGGAGATGGACACCCGCCATCCACCCGGGAGCGGGCCGCGGGCCACCGGAGAGACGCGCTTCTCACCGGGAGCAGCGCGATCCGCCGCTGGGAAACCGGCAGAGCCGCTCGCTGTTCCCGGGCGGGCTGCGGGgcgcccggcccagccccgcccgccagcggcggcagcgcccgccccgggcccggtTAACTCCCTGCGCGCCGGGGAGGCTGCGGGAGGCGCCGCGTCCGGGCGGGTGCAATGATGCCGGGATGCATCCGGAGTGCGGGGCTCGGCgggagagctgctccaagggcacGGGCGCTGGGGAGGACCTTATcatggagagagggagagggataGAGATGATAGAGATGATAAAGATAGATGCTAGAGGTAgagagagcgagagagagagagaagtagagaaggagggagagatgcTAGAGATACGGATACAGATATTCATACAGGTGACAGCCGAGCATAGCGGAGTCGGGTCGGTGCCTGTGTCTGCCCTTGTGTGTGTCGGTGCTCACACACGGTGCTCCTGCTATAGTGGGCAAGGCAAATATAGTGCgagaaaagagcagagaagTTTTCGGCTACTGGAAGCGTAAATTTAACATTGTTAACAGTGACTGAAAAGCCCAAAAGTAACCAAACCCACAATCCTGCAATGCAATTTCTAAAGTAAGTTTTCGTACCGGACGCACACTGCAGTTTGTCATAGTAGGGAATACTTGGGAGACAGACCAACTAAAATCTTCTTAGTAGAGAACTTTCTGTGCCTCAGGACAGTAAACAAATTAGGCACAAGGCATTGCTGAGATGTATTTATTACAAAATCATGTATTGGGCATTTAGAGTAAAATTTATTCATATCCTGTCTCACACCAAAGGACTTTGTATGGGAATATAAGAGAGAAATCCCTTGCACAGATGCATTTCTAGGCATAAATGACATGCAAGAGGAATTGCTCAACTAACTGAGACATTGTCACCTGCTCAGCTTGTTTAGATTTCCAATGGGTGAAACAGAAGGACAGGTTCCTAATCCacctttcattttcctgttctttaaatatttgtctAGATTTCCAAGCTATAGTAGTAGACAAACACCTTAGAAGAGTGTTTAATTCTGTGGAAGAAAGTTATCCTTTCAACAGGAATATTACCTACCCCTTCATCCCGGGTCCAGTGAAAAGTCTGCTTTACCTTTCAGGTCATTTGCTACTCAGCCATATATTAAAAGAATAACCAATGTAAATTGCTTTTTTGTAAATAATAAGGTTACTGTAGTTACCTTGTCTTAAATGTTCGATAAATTATGGATTTCTATGAGTCTAATAATTTGTAGTAACCTTTGTTCTCAGTTATCACTAGGAAAACTTTAAATCTCCTTTTAGCTTCCTGGTTTTGTAGTAtagtgtttgggttttccttccattttgtATTTTAGTGGGAAGGATACTAATGCTGCTTAGAAGGGTGAAAAATACACAGCTACATACTGGAGTAGTAACAATAATATGCAACTGGTATCTGCTTTCGGGTTTTTATATTGCACGGAAAATTTGAGCTATGGAAAATAAAGCTGTCTGTCATAATCAAATGTATTCTCCCTTGTGCTCACCATAAACCATCTTTACAGTCAATTGG includes these proteins:
- the UPP1 gene encoding uridine phosphorylase 1 isoform X1, with amino-acid sequence MIRSSPAPVPLEQLSRRAPHSGCIPASLHPPGRGASRSLPGAQGVNRARGGRCRRWRAGLGRAPRSPPGNSERLCRFPSGGSRCSRYKAYMAPGSSKEKKSDDGQASKENFIHLCNPHLEKMKEDILYHFALGTGTHDFPKLFGDVKFVCVGGSPSRMKAFIAYIAEELGLGSPGCDYPNICAGTDRYAMYKVGPVLSVSHGMGIPSISIMLHELIKLLYHAKCSDITIIRIGTSGGIGLEPGSVVITRQSVDATFKPQLEQVVLGKTVIRSTNLDEQLAKELMQCSKEIGQFNTVIGNTMCTLDFYEGQGRLDGAICLYDEGEKLQYLKNAYESGVRNIEMESSVFAAMCNLSGVKAAVVCVTLLNRLEGDQISSPHDVLVEYQQRPQKLVGYFIKKSLGKV
- the UPP1 gene encoding uridine phosphorylase 1 isoform X2, which gives rise to MEESGYKAYMAPGSSKEKKSDDGQASKENFIHLCNPHLEKMKEDILYHFALGTGTHDFPKLFGDVKFVCVGGSPSRMKAFIAYIAEELGLGSPGCDYPNICAGTDRYAMYKVGPVLSVSHGMGIPSISIMLHELIKLLYHAKCSDITIIRIGTSGGIGLEPGSVVITRQSVDATFKPQLEQVVLGKTVIRSTNLDEQLAKELMQCSKEIGQFNTVIGNTMCTLDFYEGQGRLDGAICLYDEGEKLQYLKNAYESGVRNIEMESSVFAAMCNLSGVKAAVVCVTLLNRLEGDQISSPHDVLVEYQQRPQKLVGYFIKKSLGKV